Proteins from a single region of Fusobacterium gonidiaformans ATCC 25563:
- a CDS encoding acetate/propionate family kinase encodes MKVLVINCGSSSLKYQLINPDSKEVFAKGLCERIGIEGSKFEYEVPAKDFEIKLQSPMPTHQEALKLVVDNLVDKKHGVIASVEEVDAIGHRVVHGGETFASSVLITEEVMKAIEDNNDLAPLHNPANLMGIHTCMKLMPGKPNVAVFDTAFHQTMPAKSFMYPLPYEDYTELKVRKYGFHGTSHLYVSQTMREIMGNPEHSKIIVCHLGNGSSMSAVLDGKSVDTSMGLTPLQGLMMGTRCGDIDPAAVMFIKDKRGLSDKEIDNRLNKQSGFLGIFGKSSDCRDVEDGVAAGDERAILADDMFCYRIKSYIGAYAAAMGGVDAICFAGGIGENAAGIREKVLEGLEFLGVKLDKEVNSVRKKGNVKLSTEDSKVLVYKIPTNEELVIARDTFAIVSGK; translated from the coding sequence ATGAAAGTATTAGTTATTAACTGTGGAAGTTCGTCTTTAAAATATCAATTGATCAATCCGGATTCAAAAGAAGTTTTTGCAAAAGGACTTTGTGAAAGAATTGGGATCGAAGGATCTAAATTTGAATATGAAGTACCTGCAAAGGATTTTGAAATTAAATTACAATCTCCTATGCCTACTCACCAAGAAGCTTTAAAATTGGTAGTAGATAACTTAGTAGATAAAAAACATGGGGTTATTGCAAGTGTTGAAGAAGTAGATGCGATTGGACATAGAGTGGTTCATGGAGGAGAAACTTTTGCAAGTTCTGTTTTAATCACAGAAGAAGTTATGAAAGCAATTGAAGATAACAATGATTTAGCACCACTTCACAATCCGGCAAACTTAATGGGAATCCATACTTGTATGAAATTAATGCCAGGGAAACCAAATGTAGCAGTGTTTGATACAGCTTTCCACCAAACAATGCCGGCAAAATCATTCATGTATCCATTGCCATATGAAGATTATACAGAATTAAAAGTTAGAAAATATGGATTCCACGGAACTTCTCACTTATATGTTTCTCAAACTATGAGAGAAATTATGGGAAATCCGGAACATTCTAAGATTATTGTTTGTCATTTAGGAAACGGCTCTTCTATGTCAGCTGTTTTAGATGGAAAATCAGTAGATACTTCTATGGGATTAACTCCATTGCAAGGGCTTATGATGGGAACTCGTTGTGGAGATATTGATCCTGCAGCAGTTATGTTCATTAAAGATAAACGAGGGTTAAGCGATAAAGAAATTGATAACCGTTTAAATAAACAATCAGGATTCTTAGGAATTTTTGGTAAATCTTCTGATTGTAGAGATGTAGAAGATGGAGTAGCAGCAGGAGATGAAAGAGCAATTTTAGCAGATGATATGTTCTGTTATAGAATTAAATCTTATATTGGTGCTTATGCAGCTGCTATGGGTGGAGTAGATGCTATTTGCTTCGCTGGTGGAATTGGAGAAAATGCAGCAGGTATTCGAGAAAAAGTATTAGAAGGATTAGAATTTTTAGGAGTAAAATTAGACAAAGAAGTAAATTCTGTTCGTAAAAAAGGAAATGTAAAATTATCAACAGAAGATTCCAAAGTATTGGTATATAAAATCCCTACAAATGAAGAATTAGTAATTGCAAGAGATACATTTGCAATCGTTTCTGGAAAATAA
- the pta gene encoding phosphate acetyltransferase: MSFLGQVRKKALQANRRIVLPESFDERVLRAVAEILKEKVAQPILVGNPDQIMNDAKAYEISLQGARIVDPENFERFEVYVDKLVELRSKKGMTREEATKILKNDINFFGAMMVKMGDADGMVSGASSPTAKVLRAGIQVIGTKPGMKTVSSVFIMELSQFKEMYGSVLVFGDCSVIPHPNSEQLADIACSSAETALSIANINPRVALLTFSTKGSANHECVDKVIEAGRILRDRHVSFRFDDELQADAALVKSIGEIKAPLSDVSGNANVLIFPNLSAGNIGYKLVQRLAGANAYGPIIQGLDAPVNDLSRGCSVNDIVVLTAITSAQACTDCTFE, encoded by the coding sequence ATGAGTTTTTTAGGACAAGTTCGAAAAAAAGCATTACAAGCAAATCGAAGAATCGTATTACCAGAATCATTTGATGAAAGAGTATTGAGAGCGGTTGCAGAAATTTTAAAAGAAAAGGTAGCACAACCTATTTTGGTTGGAAATCCTGATCAAATTATGAATGATGCAAAAGCTTATGAAATTTCTTTACAAGGAGCTAGAATTGTAGATCCTGAAAATTTTGAAAGATTTGAAGTATATGTAGACAAATTAGTAGAATTAAGATCTAAAAAAGGAATGACTCGAGAAGAAGCAACTAAAATTTTGAAAAATGATATCAACTTCTTCGGAGCTATGATGGTAAAAATGGGAGATGCAGACGGAATGGTATCAGGAGCATCTTCTCCAACAGCAAAAGTATTGAGAGCGGGAATCCAAGTAATTGGAACAAAACCTGGAATGAAGACAGTTTCTTCTGTATTTATTATGGAATTATCTCAATTTAAAGAAATGTATGGAAGTGTTTTAGTATTTGGAGATTGTTCTGTAATTCCTCATCCAAATTCAGAACAATTAGCAGATATTGCTTGCTCTTCAGCAGAAACAGCATTATCTATTGCAAATATCAATCCAAGAGTTGCTTTATTAACTTTCTCAACAAAGGGGTCTGCAAACCACGAATGTGTAGATAAAGTAATTGAAGCAGGAAGAATCTTAAGAGACCGACATGTATCTTTCCGTTTTGATGATGAATTACAAGCCGATGCTGCTTTAGTAAAATCCATTGGAGAAATCAAGGCTCCATTATCAGATGTATCCGGAAATGCAAATGTATTGATTTTCCCTAACTTGTCTGCAGGAAACATCGGATATAAATTGGTACAAAGATTGGCAGGAGCAAATGCTTATGGACCTATCATTCAAGGATTGGATGCTCCGGTAAATGACTTATCAAGAGGATGTTCTGTTAACGACATCGTGGTATTAACTGCTATTACTTCAGCACAAGCATGTACTGATTGTACATTTGAATAA
- the ftsY gene encoding signal recognition particle-docking protein FtsY — protein sequence MAFWKKLFGKKEEEQEEIEILEEKNKEEERPKGIFASLHEKLFKTREGLFSKMKSLFSSRSIIDEEMYEELEELLIQSDIGLEMTEKIVTDLEKAVKKQEVQNPEEVYPVLKTVMEEYLIESEEEFPKEENELQVILIVGVNGVGKTTTIGKIAAKLKKEGKKVVLGAGDTFRAAAVEQLEEWAKRSEAEIVKGKEGADPGSVVFDTLTKAEELGADVAIIDTAGRLHNKAYLMKELEKINNVVRKKIGERHYESLLVIDGTTGQNALNQAREFNEVTHLTGFIITKLDGTAKGGIVFSLSELLKKPIRFIGVGEKIEDLRKFSKKDFIAALFE from the coding sequence ATGGCATTTTGGAAAAAGTTATTCGGTAAAAAAGAAGAAGAGCAAGAAGAAATAGAAATTCTGGAAGAAAAAAACAAGGAAGAAGAAAGACCAAAAGGAATTTTTGCTTCTTTACATGAAAAATTATTCAAAACAAGAGAGGGATTATTTTCGAAAATGAAATCTTTATTTTCCTCTAGAAGCATTATCGATGAGGAAATGTACGAAGAATTAGAAGAACTTTTAATTCAATCGGACATTGGTTTAGAGATGACGGAGAAAATTGTAACTGACTTGGAAAAAGCGGTAAAAAAACAAGAAGTTCAAAATCCGGAAGAAGTATATCCTGTGTTAAAAACTGTAATGGAAGAATATTTAATAGAATCCGAAGAGGAGTTTCCTAAAGAAGAAAATGAGCTACAAGTTATTCTCATTGTAGGAGTAAATGGAGTTGGGAAAACAACAACGATTGGAAAAATTGCTGCCAAATTGAAAAAAGAAGGAAAGAAAGTAGTACTTGGAGCTGGAGATACTTTCCGGGCTGCTGCTGTGGAACAATTAGAAGAATGGGCAAAGCGTTCCGAGGCAGAAATCGTAAAAGGAAAAGAAGGAGCAGATCCGGGTTCGGTGGTTTTTGATACTTTGACTAAGGCAGAAGAATTAGGAGCTGATGTTGCCATTATCGATACAGCGGGGCGTTTACATAACAAAGCTTATCTAATGAAAGAATTAGAAAAAATCAATAATGTTGTTCGTAAAAAAATAGGGGAGAGACATTACGAATCTCTTTTAGTGATTGATGGAACAACAGGACAAAATGCACTGAATCAAGCGAGAGAATTTAATGAGGTAACGCATTTAACAGGATTTATTATTACAAAATTAGATGGAACGGCAAAAGGTGGAATTGTATTTAGTTTATCTGAACTCTTGAAAAAACCAATTCGTTTTATCGGAGTAGGAGAAAAAATAGAAGATTTAAGAAAATTCTCAAAAAAAGATTTTATTGCGGCATTATTTGAATAA
- a CDS encoding NAD(P)/FAD-dependent oxidoreductase has translation MKKEYDILFLGGGQSGVFGAYEAAKKNPNLKIAIIDRGKMLDKRICPKEKLGYCVNCPTCAIIYGVSGAGAFSDSKFNMDYRVGGDVHTVVGKKIVNDTIDYVVSIYRDFGFQEEPAGLKYNKVMEEIKRKCIENEVQLVDTPTMHLGTDGSRKLYQKMLEFLVEKNVDFIVDAKITDLLVENNEIQGAIVERNKEIEEYYAKNVVVAMGRSGAAKMMKFANKHKISYQVGAIDIGVRAEIPNLVMRDINENFYEAKMIYYSKTYGDKMRTFCSNPGGFIAAEKYGDDVILANGHAFKDRKSENTNLALLCTKHFTEPFKEPFEYATAIARMSAMLTGGKLLVQSYRDLKQGKRSTEESMTRLNIVPTTEDYIPGDISLACPKRILDNIMEFIEVHDKITPGFASGDLLLYFPEIKFRSTRLDIDENMQTSVKGLYAAGDSSGYGSGLNIAAVMGILAVRAILEKIGD, from the coding sequence ATGAAGAAAGAGTACGATATTTTATTTTTGGGTGGAGGACAGTCGGGAGTATTTGGTGCTTATGAAGCAGCTAAGAAAAATCCGAATTTAAAAATTGCAATTATTGATCGTGGGAAAATGTTAGATAAGAGAATTTGTCCGAAAGAAAAATTGGGATACTGTGTGAATTGTCCAACTTGTGCCATTATTTATGGAGTCAGCGGAGCCGGAGCTTTTTCAGATTCTAAATTTAATATGGATTATCGAGTTGGGGGAGATGTTCATACAGTTGTAGGAAAGAAAATTGTCAATGATACGATTGATTATGTCGTTTCTATTTATCGAGATTTTGGTTTTCAGGAAGAGCCGGCAGGATTAAAGTACAATAAAGTGATGGAAGAGATTAAAAGAAAATGTATTGAAAATGAAGTACAATTAGTAGATACTCCAACCATGCACTTAGGAACAGATGGTTCTCGAAAACTGTATCAAAAGATGTTAGAGTTTTTAGTAGAAAAAAATGTGGATTTTATTGTTGATGCTAAAATTACTGACTTGCTTGTGGAAAATAATGAAATTCAAGGTGCTATCGTAGAGAGAAATAAAGAAATCGAAGAATATTATGCGAAAAACGTTGTAGTTGCTATGGGGCGAAGTGGTGCTGCAAAGATGATGAAATTTGCGAATAAACATAAAATTTCTTACCAAGTAGGAGCCATTGATATTGGAGTTCGGGCTGAAATTCCAAATCTTGTGATGAGAGATATCAATGAAAATTTCTACGAAGCAAAGATGATTTATTACTCTAAGACGTATGGAGATAAGATGAGAACTTTTTGTAGCAATCCGGGAGGATTTATTGCAGCAGAAAAGTATGGAGATGATGTTATCCTAGCCAATGGGCATGCTTTCAAAGATAGAAAATCAGAAAATACAAACTTAGCCTTGTTATGTACAAAACATTTTACAGAACCCTTCAAAGAACCGTTTGAGTATGCAACTGCCATTGCTCGAATGTCAGCTATGTTAACAGGAGGAAAATTGTTAGTGCAATCCTATCGAGATTTAAAACAAGGAAAGCGTTCCACAGAAGAAAGTATGACAAGATTAAATATTGTACCTACGACGGAAGATTATATTCCGGGAGATATTTCTTTGGCTTGTCCAAAGAGAATTCTGGATAATATTATGGAATTCATTGAAGTACATGATAAAATTACTCCAGGTTTTGCTTCCGGAGATTTATTGCTATATTTTCCGGAGATTAAATTTAGAAGTACAAGATTAGATATTGATGAAAATATGCAAACTTCTGTGAAAGGCTTATATGCAGCAGGGGATAGTTCGGGGTACGGAAGCGGATTAAATATTGCTGCTGTCATGGGGATATTAGCAGTTCGAGCAATTTTAGAAAAAATAGGTGATTAA
- the yqeH gene encoding ribosome biogenesis GTPase YqeH, with product MGKKCIGCGIPLQNTDSKKDGYTPKDINGKEELYCQRCFRVSHYGEHSSSFLSREDYQKELQQWVSPKRLALAVFDIIDFEGSFQDDILDILREMDSIVVINKVDLIPGEKHPSEVANWVKGRLASEGISPLDIAIVSCKNNYGMNGVLRKIQHFYPNGVEVLVLGVTNVGKSSVINRLLGKNRVTVSKYPGTTLLSTMNEILGTKLCLIDTPGLIPEGRFSDLMIEEDQLRVIPSTEISRKTFKLEKDRCIVLGEFVKLRVLNEEEQRPIFSLYASQGVQFHETSLEKASLQKENENCLHLKKKQKFCKEIFTIAAGEELVWKGFAWLSVKRGPLHIEVEYPEGGDIVIRKAFIHPRRVSF from the coding sequence ATGGGGAAAAAATGTATTGGATGTGGGATTCCTTTACAAAATACAGATAGTAAAAAAGATGGCTATACTCCAAAGGATATCAATGGAAAAGAAGAACTTTATTGTCAAAGATGTTTTCGAGTATCGCATTATGGAGAGCATTCTTCCAGCTTTTTAAGTCGAGAGGATTATCAAAAAGAGTTACAACAATGGGTTTCTCCAAAGCGATTGGCTTTAGCTGTTTTTGATATTATTGATTTTGAGGGTTCTTTTCAAGATGATATTTTGGATATTTTACGAGAAATGGACTCCATCGTTGTTATCAATAAGGTCGATTTAATTCCTGGAGAAAAACATCCATCGGAAGTAGCAAATTGGGTAAAAGGAAGACTGGCATCTGAGGGGATTTCTCCTTTGGACATTGCCATCGTAAGTTGTAAGAATAATTATGGAATGAATGGAGTGTTGCGAAAGATTCAACATTTTTATCCAAATGGGGTAGAAGTCTTGGTTTTGGGAGTCACCAATGTAGGAAAATCTAGCGTTATCAATCGCCTATTAGGGAAAAATCGAGTGACAGTTTCTAAATATCCCGGAACAACTTTGCTTAGTACTATGAATGAAATATTGGGGACAAAGCTTTGTTTGATTGATACTCCGGGACTGATTCCGGAAGGAAGGTTTTCAGATTTAATGATAGAAGAAGATCAGTTGCGAGTGATTCCGTCAACAGAAATTTCAAGAAAAACTTTTAAATTAGAGAAAGATCGTTGTATTGTATTGGGTGAATTTGTGAAATTACGAGTGTTAAATGAAGAGGAACAAAGACCAATTTTTAGCTTGTATGCTTCTCAGGGAGTACAGTTTCATGAAACCAGTTTAGAAAAGGCAAGTTTACAAAAAGAAAATGAAAATTGTTTACATTTGAAAAAGAAACAAAAGTTTTGTAAAGAGATATTCACGATTGCAGCTGGTGAAGAGTTGGTATGGAAAGGTTTTGCATGGTTATCTGTAAAAAGAGGTCCTTTACACATTGAAGTAGAATATCCAGAAGGTGGAGATATTGTGATTCGAAAAGCCTTTATTCATCCAAGGAGGGTATCGTTTTGA
- a CDS encoding tyrosine-type recombinase/integrase yields MKEFILWKQKYIHHLELQRGLSQNSLRAIQKDLEQFLNYMEEYQDGELTVLTLKSYFFHLQEKHASNTIQRKISSIKVFLRFLKEENIVQEDFSLYFTKVRKEEDTILFFEKDVWEQFRRIFENNLRDKAIFELLYSTGMKPKEFLSLTYLQIQWEKQEIYFFQKKESRTVFFSHRAKEALWNYCEEKGMKEGRIWDFSEKTLRNIFKKYREKISGLENMTIYSFRHTFAITLLRAGMPKSELQYLLGLEQGELLQRYETYK; encoded by the coding sequence ATGAAAGAGTTTATTTTATGGAAACAAAAGTATATTCATCATTTGGAATTGCAACGTGGATTAAGTCAGAATAGTCTTCGTGCCATCCAAAAAGATTTGGAACAATTTTTAAACTATATGGAAGAATATCAAGATGGAGAACTGACAGTCTTGACTCTGAAAAGCTATTTTTTTCATTTACAAGAAAAGCATGCAAGCAATACGATACAGAGAAAAATTTCTTCTATTAAGGTCTTTCTTCGTTTTTTAAAAGAAGAAAATATTGTGCAAGAAGACTTCTCTCTTTACTTTACAAAAGTTCGAAAGGAAGAAGATACTATTTTATTTTTTGAAAAAGATGTATGGGAGCAATTTCGTAGAATCTTTGAAAATAATCTTCGAGATAAAGCAATTTTTGAATTATTATATTCAACAGGAATGAAGCCTAAGGAATTTTTATCTTTGACATATTTACAAATTCAGTGGGAAAAACAAGAGATTTATTTTTTTCAGAAAAAGGAAAGCAGAACTGTTTTTTTTAGCCATAGGGCGAAGGAAGCTCTTTGGAATTATTGTGAAGAAAAAGGAATGAAAGAAGGACGTATTTGGGATTTTTCTGAAAAGACTTTACGAAATATCTTCAAGAAATATCGAGAGAAAATTTCAGGATTAGAAAATATGACAATTTATAGTTTTCGCCATACTTTTGCAATTACATTATTGAGAGCAGGAATGCCAAAATCTGAATTACAGTATTTATTAGGTTTGGAGCAAGGCGAACTATTACAACGTTATGAAACATATAAATAA
- the trmFO gene encoding methylenetetrahydrofolate--tRNA-(uracil(54)-C(5))-methyltransferase (FADH(2)-oxidizing) TrmFO, producing the protein MKKEVIVVGAGLAGSEATYQLAKRGIPVRLYEMKQQKKTEAHHYDYFAELVCSNSLGGDHLGNASGLMKEELRLLDSLLVRVADETKVPAGQALAVDRHGFSEKITRILRNMENITIVEEEFKEIPKDQYVLIASGPLTSDALFTELLTLTGEESLYFYDAAAPIVSLESIDMNSAYFQSRYGKGEGEYINCPMTREEYEAFYTELIHAERAPLKKFEEEKLFDACMPVEKIAMSGEKSLLFGPLKPKGLINPKTDRMDHAVVQLRQDDKDGKLYNMVGFQTNLKWGEQKRVFSMIPALKQAEFIRYGVMHRNTFINSTKLLEKDLSLKTQNNLYFAGQITGGEGYVAAMATGCMAAINIANKLQGKEPFILEDVTAIGALIRYITEEKKKFQPMGPNFGIIRSLEGKRIRDKKERYLEMSRIAIEYLKNKIKML; encoded by the coding sequence ATGAAAAAAGAAGTCATTGTAGTAGGTGCTGGTTTAGCAGGATCAGAAGCAACTTATCAATTAGCCAAAAGAGGAATTCCAGTTCGACTTTACGAAATGAAACAACAGAAAAAAACAGAAGCTCATCATTATGATTATTTTGCAGAATTAGTATGTAGTAATTCTTTAGGAGGGGATCATTTGGGAAATGCTTCTGGTTTGATGAAGGAGGAATTACGTCTCTTGGATTCTTTGTTAGTTCGAGTGGCCGATGAAACAAAAGTACCTGCGGGACAAGCTTTAGCAGTGGATCGTCATGGATTTTCAGAAAAGATAACTCGAATTCTTAGAAATATGGAAAATATTACGATTGTAGAGGAAGAATTTAAAGAAATTCCCAAAGATCAATACGTGTTAATTGCGAGTGGACCTTTGACTTCAGATGCTTTATTTACAGAACTATTGACATTGACAGGAGAAGAGTCTTTATATTTTTATGATGCAGCAGCTCCGATTGTGAGTTTAGAGTCCATTGATATGAACTCTGCTTATTTTCAATCTCGTTACGGAAAAGGAGAAGGGGAATATATCAATTGTCCTATGACAAGAGAAGAATATGAAGCTTTTTATACGGAGTTGATTCACGCGGAAAGAGCTCCTCTGAAAAAATTTGAAGAAGAAAAGTTATTTGATGCTTGTATGCCAGTAGAAAAGATAGCGATGTCCGGAGAAAAAAGTCTTTTATTTGGACCTTTAAAACCAAAGGGTTTGATCAATCCTAAAACAGATAGAATGGATCACGCTGTTGTACAACTGCGTCAAGATGACAAAGATGGAAAGTTATATAATATGGTAGGCTTTCAAACTAATTTGAAATGGGGAGAACAAAAAAGAGTATTTTCTATGATTCCTGCTTTGAAACAGGCAGAATTTATTCGATATGGAGTGATGCATCGAAATACTTTTATCAATTCTACAAAATTATTGGAGAAAGATTTATCATTAAAGACTCAAAATAATCTTTATTTTGCAGGACAAATTACGGGTGGAGAAGGTTATGTAGCAGCTATGGCAACGGGATGTATGGCAGCGATTAACATTGCAAATAAACTTCAAGGAAAAGAGCCTTTTATTTTGGAAGATGTCACAGCGATTGGAGCTTTGATTCGATATATTACCGAAGAAAAGAAAAAGTTTCAACCGATGGGACCTAATTTTGGAATTATTCGTTCTTTAGAGGGAAAGAGAATCCGAGATAAAAAAGAAAGATATTTAGAAATGTCAAGAATAGCAATCGAGTATTTGAAAAATAAGATAAAAATGTTATAA
- the topA gene encoding type I DNA topoisomerase yields the protein MANKNLVIVESPAKAKTIEKILGKNYEVIASFGHICDLPKTKMGVDVDNDFKTSYSTIKGKGEVVKKLKMQAKNANKVYLASDPDREGEAIAWHIANALKLNKEEKNRIEFHEITERAIREAVKNPKAIDENKVNAQQARRVLDRLVGYEISPFLWKLISPNTSAGRVQSVALKLICDLEDKIQKFIPEKYWDIKGQFDERWLWPLYKIDGKKVDKIKNYEIVKRVQTLQKQKFQVLEAKISKKSKRPPLALKTSTLQQLASSYLGFSASRTMSLAQKLYEGIDINGSHKGLITYMRTDSTRISQEAKEMAKSYVIETFGKEYVSDVKEKKESKQKIQDAHEAIRPTDVYLTPEILEKVLDKDQAKLYKLIWERFLISELASMKYEQFEIVCAQEEVQFRGSMNKILFDGYYKVFKEEEELNLEDFPKIEVGDLLELSKLEMKEDMTKPPARLTESSLVKMLETEGIGRPSTYASIIETLKKREYIVMEKRSFIPTEIGYEVKAQLEKYFSKIMNVKFTAELENELDGVEEGTEDWISLLHRFYDGLKEEMDACREAVQAETEKIILSDVLCANGKDYMIAKTGRFGRYLASPVENDDTKISLKNINISMEQWKQGKIFVKDALEESLKKKAGHRTDVKTESGAYYLLKEGRFGSYLESENFKEDSLREALPAEIRKDLKAGKIEILDGVYQFAQRIRAIKEEEEALIREAGVCEKCGKPFKVNRGRWGRFLSCTGYPDCKNIRKIEKK from the coding sequence ATGGCGAATAAAAATCTAGTAATTGTCGAATCTCCTGCAAAAGCAAAAACTATAGAGAAAATTTTGGGGAAAAATTATGAAGTCATTGCCTCTTTTGGTCATATTTGTGATCTTCCAAAGACTAAAATGGGTGTAGATGTAGACAATGATTTTAAAACTTCCTACTCTACGATTAAAGGAAAAGGAGAGGTTGTTAAAAAATTAAAGATGCAGGCAAAAAATGCAAACAAAGTATACTTAGCTTCGGATCCGGATCGTGAAGGGGAAGCGATTGCTTGGCATATTGCAAATGCTTTGAAGTTAAATAAAGAAGAAAAAAATCGAATTGAATTTCATGAAATTACTGAAAGGGCTATTCGAGAAGCAGTGAAGAATCCAAAAGCAATCGATGAAAATAAGGTAAATGCTCAGCAGGCAAGAAGGGTTTTGGATCGTTTGGTTGGGTATGAAATTAGCCCTTTTTTATGGAAGTTAATTTCTCCAAATACGAGTGCTGGTAGGGTACAATCTGTTGCTTTAAAATTGATTTGTGATTTAGAAGATAAGATTCAAAAATTTATTCCGGAAAAATACTGGGATATTAAAGGGCAATTTGACGAACGATGGCTTTGGCCTCTTTATAAAATAGATGGGAAAAAAGTAGATAAAATTAAAAATTATGAAATAGTAAAAAGAGTACAAACTCTACAAAAACAAAAATTTCAAGTTCTAGAAGCCAAAATTTCTAAAAAAAGTAAGCGACCACCTTTAGCTTTGAAAACAAGTACTTTACAACAATTAGCTTCTTCTTATTTAGGATTTTCAGCAAGTAGAACGATGAGTCTGGCACAAAAATTATATGAAGGAATTGATATTAATGGAAGTCATAAAGGACTGATTACCTATATGAGAACAGACTCTACCAGAATTTCTCAAGAAGCGAAAGAGATGGCAAAAAGCTATGTGATAGAAACTTTTGGGAAAGAATATGTGAGTGATGTGAAAGAAAAGAAGGAAAGTAAACAAAAAATTCAAGATGCCCATGAGGCTATTCGACCGACAGATGTTTATTTGACTCCGGAAATTTTGGAAAAAGTCTTAGACAAAGATCAAGCAAAGCTGTATAAACTGATTTGGGAACGATTTTTGATTTCTGAACTGGCTTCTATGAAATATGAACAATTTGAAATTGTGTGTGCTCAGGAAGAAGTACAATTCCGTGGAAGTATGAATAAGATTTTATTTGATGGATATTATAAAGTTTTTAAAGAGGAAGAAGAATTGAATTTGGAAGATTTTCCAAAAATTGAAGTAGGAGATTTGTTGGAACTTTCTAAATTAGAGATGAAAGAAGATATGACAAAACCGCCGGCAAGACTGACAGAATCCTCTTTAGTAAAAATGTTGGAAACAGAGGGGATTGGAAGGCCTTCAACCTATGCGAGCATTATTGAAACTTTGAAAAAAAGAGAATATATTGTTATGGAAAAACGAAGCTTTATTCCAACAGAAATTGGTTATGAGGTGAAGGCACAGCTAGAAAAATATTTTTCTAAAATTATGAATGTCAAATTCACAGCAGAATTAGAAAATGAACTAGATGGAGTGGAAGAGGGAACAGAAGATTGGATTTCCTTACTACATCGTTTTTATGATGGATTGAAGGAAGAGATGGATGCTTGCCGAGAAGCAGTACAAGCGGAAACAGAAAAAATTATTCTTTCTGATGTATTGTGTGCAAATGGTAAAGATTATATGATTGCAAAAACAGGACGTTTTGGAAGATATTTAGCGAGTCCTGTGGAAAATGATGATACGAAAATTTCCTTAAAAAATATAAATATTTCTATGGAACAATGGAAACAAGGAAAAATTTTTGTAAAAGATGCTTTGGAAGAAAGCCTAAAAAAGAAAGCAGGGCATAGAACGGATGTAAAAACAGAATCCGGAGCTTATTATTTGTTAAAAGAAGGAAGATTCGGAAGTTACTTAGAAAGTGAAAATTTCAAAGAAGATTCCTTGCGAGAGGCTTTGCCGGCAGAAATTCGAAAAGATTTAAAAGCAGGAAAGATTGAAATTTTGGATGGAGTCTACCAATTTGCACAAAGAATAAGAGCAATTAAAGAGGAAGAAGAAGCTTTGATTCGGGAAGCAGGAGTTTGTGAAAAATGTGGGAAACCATTTAAAGTAAATCGTGGAAGATGGGGAAGATTCTTATCTTGTACTGGTTATCCTGACTGTAAAAATATTCGAAAAATTGAGAAGAAATAG